In one Mesosutterella faecium genomic region, the following are encoded:
- a CDS encoding IS3 family transposase — MPNELKRDFNPPAPFRSFVTDISMFSVHGQWVYLSPIMDLYSREIVGLSCGTSQGLSLIKAMLDDFKRNMDARGVSLAGSLLHSDMGWQYQHSTYRCALARTGMRQSMSRKGNCLDNAIIEIFFGRLKVELSYGQERKFKTAQELIDALPDMIRWYNQERISKRTGWKTPAEYSAEYESARRMAGALG; from the coding sequence ATTCCCAATGAGCTCAAGCGGGATTTCAACCCGCCGGCTCCGTTCAGGAGCTTCGTCACCGACATCTCGATGTTCAGCGTCCATGGCCAGTGGGTGTACCTCTCGCCCATCATGGACTTGTACAGCCGCGAGATTGTCGGGCTTTCCTGCGGCACCAGCCAGGGCCTGTCCCTGATCAAAGCCATGCTCGATGACTTCAAGCGAAACATGGATGCGCGCGGCGTCAGCCTGGCAGGATCGCTGCTGCACAGCGACATGGGATGGCAGTACCAGCACAGCACTTACCGCTGTGCCCTGGCCCGGACGGGGATGCGGCAAAGCATGAGCCGCAAGGGTAACTGCCTTGACAATGCAATCATCGAGATTTTCTTCGGGAGGCTCAAAGTGGAGCTGTCCTACGGGCAGGAGCGGAAATTCAAAACCGCTCAGGAACTGATCGACGCCTTGCCGGACATGATCCGCTGGTACAACCAGGAGCGCATCAGCAAGCGCACAGGCTGGAAAACCCCTGCTGAATACTCTGCAGAATATGAAAGCGCCCGACGGATGGCGGGCGCTTTGGGATAA
- a CDS encoding helix-turn-helix domain-containing protein, with protein MVKRLTFQERINVVKYAARHGNSGAARHFGIAATQVDSWVAFEKAGCRELYDPAYKSPEITEELLRSIFSDLDNGLSLLQACIKYGFKNTGNLSVVLKKARSGKPLPVRRGRRPKNPRSRAPDPLDEKLPEIKPGATRQELEELCRKQAGLLKAFKEERECRVDLLKKFEALVHDSLKSSGGR; from the coding sequence ATGGTCAAACGCCTCACCTTCCAAGAACGCATCAATGTCGTCAAATACGCCGCGAGGCACGGCAACTCAGGCGCCGCCCGCCACTTCGGCATTGCCGCAACGCAGGTGGATTCCTGGGTGGCATTTGAGAAGGCCGGCTGCCGCGAGCTCTACGATCCCGCTTACAAGTCGCCTGAAATCACTGAGGAGCTGCTTCGGAGCATCTTTTCCGACCTGGACAACGGATTATCGCTGTTGCAAGCCTGCATCAAATATGGCTTCAAGAACACAGGCAACCTCAGTGTCGTCTTGAAGAAAGCAAGAAGCGGAAAGCCCCTGCCGGTGCGGCGCGGCCGTCGGCCAAAGAATCCCAGGTCCCGGGCTCCTGACCCGCTTGACGAAAAGCTGCCGGAGATAAAGCCCGGAGCCACCAGGCAGGAGCTCGAGGAACTGTGCAGGAAGCAGGCAGGCCTGCTCAAGGCATTTAAGGAGGAGCGCGAATGCAGGGTTGACCTGTTAAAAAAATTCGAGGCCTTAGTCCACGACTCACTCAAAAGCAGCGGCGGGCGCTGA